Within Amycolatopsis sp. FDAARGOS 1241, the genomic segment ACGATCCCGCGCTGGCGCAGCCAGGCGCACAGGGCGGGGATGTCGTAGGCCTTGTCGGCGTGGAGTTTGGCCGGTTTCCGGCGCCGCGGTCCGCGGCGCGATCGGATCGGCGGCAGCGCGTTGACCAGAGGTCTGAGCGCGTGGCTGTCGTGAGTGTTGGCCGCGGAGATCGCGACGGTCAGGGGCAGCCCGGCCCCGTCGGACAGTACGTGGATCTTCGAGCCCGGTTTGCCGCGGTCGACCGGGCTCGGACCGGTCAGACCGCCCCCCTTTTGGCCCTGACGGATGCTCCGTCGAGGACCGCGCGAGACCAGTCGATCAAACCCCGGCCGCCCAGTTCGTCCAGCACTGCCTGATGCAACTGCCGCCACAGCCCGGCCTCGGTCCATTCGGTGAACGTCCGGTGCGCCGTGGGCACCGATACCCCGAACGAGGGCGGCAGGTGCCGCCACGCACAACCACTGGTCAACACGAACACGATCGCCGTGAACACCGCCCGCGGATCAGTCCGCGCACGACCACCACCCTGCGGACGCTCCTTTGCCGGCGGGACCAGCGGTTCCACCAACGCCCACAAGTCATCGGGCACCAGCCGTTGCGACAGCGAGTCGATCACGGTACAAGATCATTGCAGCCCAGCGGGAAAGATCCAAACGAGACACGCTCTAAGCCTCTACGGCGATTCTCGTTAGCTCTTGGGGGATTGAGGAATGCGTTCGTCTGTCAGACGTCTTTTAGCTGTCTTTTGTGTTACCGCAATACTCACCTCAGCGAACGATGTGGTCGCTGCGCTGCCTGCGTCCGCCGACACACCGAGCGGGGCGACAGTCTTCACGCCACCCGCCGACAGAACTAAGGTAGAGGTGTTGTGGAGGCTCGGCGGCCCGGTCACTCGCGCCGATGCGGCCAAGGCACTGACTGGTTCCGATGCCGATGTCGCCACCTTCCTTGATACACGGCTTCAACAGGACCTCGCCATAGATCGCGACGTGCGCGTCAATCAGATGATGTCCGCGGGCGGAGCCTCCACCAAGATGGCAGCGCAGCAAGCGCTCGACGCTGGCACCGACGATGCACTGGTTCAGTTCCTAGGTGAAGGTTGGAAAGCGCCCTACGAGATTGACCTGACCTTGCGGGTCAACCAGGTGATGTCCGCAGGTGGCACGCAAGTCAAAAAGGCTGCCCAAGCCGCACTGGACGCAGGGACCAAAGACGCACTGACCCAGTTCCTCGCGAGCGGCTGGCGGACTCCGTTCGGGATCGACCAGAGCGTTCGGGTCAACCAGGCTATGTCGGCAGGCGGCCCGGAGGTGAAGAAGGTTGCCCAGCAGGCTCTGGACGCCGGGACTGCGGACGCGCTGACGCAGTTCCTGGATATCGATCTGCCGGTCGCGCAGGCCCGTGACGCCGAAACCACGA encodes:
- a CDS encoding IS5 family transposase (programmed frameshift), which encodes MSQRLVPDDLWALVEPLVPPAKERPQGGGRARTDPRAVFTAIVFVLTSGCAWRHLPPSFGVSVPTAHRTFTEWTEAGLWRQLHQAVLDELGGRGLIDWSRAVLDGASVRAKKGGGLTGPSPVDRGKPGSKIHVLSDGAGLPLTVAISAANTHDSHALRPLVNALPPIRSRRGPRRRKPAKLHADKAYDIPALCAWLRQRGIVPRIARKGIESAEKLGKHRWVIERSIAWLTGYRRLTIRYERKAGHYLAFLTLAATITCHKKLAK